A genomic segment from Polyangium mundeleinium encodes:
- a CDS encoding DUF5916 domain-containing protein, whose product MSLLPALLAVTTQAATPHLTATRVSTPPVLDGRLDELPWKHAKGSDAFTQKLPTPGEKPRYRTLVRVVYDDEAVYVGIDCEQTNDEIIARLTRRDRQVEADAVTVTLDTRGDGRSALEFEVNAAGVLSDALRFNDTELSREWDEIWDARTTRTAHGWSAEFKIPLRILRFRDLPSQSFGLQVRRRVSMLQEVDEWTFIPRDAGGEVSRYGKLDGLSGLRPKASLELRPFVVGALRYSESEAEIRGASVFPAGSAGLDLKWHPSQSLTLDATIFPDFGQVEADQVILNLSNFEQFFPERRPFFLEGSDNLATPFKLVYTRRLGRAPGMPAVRDDEETVGSSAPATVYAAAKLSGELVEGVSAFELLGVTAPVLVNVKRADGSFASRVAEPLAAFKVLRLRKDFGPRASLGFMATAKSRFETPSVYPTVEAAPGSGRQRVLCPKEQIVAHGARCFHDAYVAGVDGRWRSPGGEYVISGQAVASLVHDGPPRTLPDGTVLSSGDIGPAVQARVAKEGGKHWTFNAEYAGYGRKVDYNDVGYMQRQNLHAFTASVGYRTLDPWWVTLETETTIDVVERDTLDWLTQERMLLLGNYTRWANFWESFVGIHAKPSRYDDREVGDGTALERAPLFGGELWIATDGRRVVNGEAWVMVQGIETGLNVEADGRLSVRILPQLDLDLIPTFLYTHGEPRYVTTIGAGHVFGRLRAQSLGLTMRATYTFSPRLSLQAYAQAFLEAQSFDGFTLSKARGAGRVARLAELSPFGAPLDDDPDWEGGSINANIVLRWEYRLGSTLFLVYTHAQGDGRAPLARRGAGFDFGWLGPRASEETLLAKLSYWWG is encoded by the coding sequence ATGTCTCTGCTGCCCGCGCTCCTCGCGGTGACCACCCAGGCGGCCACGCCGCACCTCACCGCGACGCGCGTCTCCACGCCGCCGGTCCTCGACGGACGCCTCGACGAGCTCCCCTGGAAGCACGCCAAAGGCAGCGACGCCTTCACGCAGAAGCTCCCCACGCCCGGCGAGAAGCCGCGCTACCGCACGCTCGTGCGCGTCGTGTACGACGACGAGGCCGTCTACGTCGGCATCGACTGCGAGCAGACGAACGACGAGATCATCGCGCGCCTCACGCGGCGTGACAGGCAAGTCGAGGCCGACGCCGTCACGGTCACGCTCGACACGCGCGGCGACGGCAGGAGCGCGCTCGAGTTCGAGGTCAACGCGGCCGGTGTCCTCTCCGACGCGCTCCGCTTCAACGACACCGAGCTCTCGCGCGAGTGGGACGAGATCTGGGACGCGCGCACCACGCGCACGGCGCACGGATGGTCGGCCGAGTTCAAGATCCCGCTCCGCATCCTGCGCTTTCGTGATCTGCCCTCGCAGAGCTTTGGCCTCCAGGTGCGGCGCCGTGTGTCGATGCTGCAGGAGGTCGACGAGTGGACGTTCATCCCTCGCGACGCGGGCGGCGAGGTGTCGCGGTACGGCAAGCTCGACGGCCTCTCCGGCCTCCGGCCCAAGGCCTCGCTCGAACTGCGCCCTTTCGTCGTGGGCGCCCTCCGCTACAGCGAGAGCGAGGCCGAGATCCGCGGCGCGAGCGTCTTCCCCGCGGGCTCGGCGGGGCTCGATCTCAAGTGGCATCCTTCGCAGAGCCTCACGCTCGACGCCACGATCTTCCCGGACTTTGGCCAGGTCGAGGCCGATCAGGTCATCCTCAACCTCAGCAACTTCGAGCAGTTTTTCCCGGAGCGCAGGCCGTTTTTCCTGGAGGGCTCGGACAACCTCGCGACGCCCTTCAAGCTCGTCTACACGCGCAGGCTCGGCCGCGCGCCGGGCATGCCGGCCGTGCGGGACGACGAGGAGACCGTGGGATCGTCGGCCCCGGCCACGGTGTACGCCGCGGCGAAGCTCTCGGGCGAGCTCGTGGAGGGCGTGTCGGCGTTCGAACTGCTCGGCGTCACCGCGCCCGTCCTCGTGAACGTGAAGCGCGCCGATGGCAGCTTCGCCTCGCGTGTCGCCGAGCCCCTCGCCGCGTTCAAGGTCCTCCGTCTCCGCAAGGACTTCGGCCCTCGCGCCTCGCTCGGCTTCATGGCCACCGCGAAGAGCCGCTTCGAAACACCGTCCGTGTACCCCACCGTCGAGGCCGCTCCCGGCAGCGGCCGCCAGCGCGTGCTTTGCCCGAAGGAACAGATCGTCGCGCACGGTGCGCGTTGCTTCCACGACGCCTACGTCGCAGGTGTCGACGGCCGCTGGCGTTCGCCGGGCGGCGAGTACGTGATCAGCGGACAAGCCGTCGCCTCGCTCGTGCACGACGGCCCGCCGCGCACGTTGCCCGATGGCACCGTCCTCTCCTCCGGCGACATCGGCCCTGCGGTGCAGGCGCGTGTCGCGAAGGAGGGCGGCAAGCACTGGACCTTCAACGCCGAGTACGCCGGGTATGGCCGCAAGGTCGACTACAACGATGTCGGCTACATGCAGCGGCAGAACCTCCACGCGTTCACCGCGTCCGTCGGCTACCGGACGCTCGATCCGTGGTGGGTGACGCTCGAAACGGAGACGACCATCGACGTGGTCGAGCGCGACACGCTCGACTGGCTCACGCAGGAGCGCATGCTCCTGCTCGGCAACTACACGCGCTGGGCGAACTTCTGGGAGAGCTTCGTCGGGATCCACGCCAAACCCTCGCGGTACGACGACCGCGAGGTCGGTGACGGCACGGCGCTCGAACGCGCGCCCCTCTTCGGCGGCGAGCTCTGGATCGCGACCGACGGCCGGCGTGTCGTCAACGGCGAGGCGTGGGTGATGGTGCAGGGCATCGAGACCGGCCTCAACGTGGAGGCCGACGGCCGTTTGTCCGTGCGTATCCTGCCGCAGCTCGATCTCGATCTGATCCCGACCTTCCTCTACACGCACGGCGAGCCGCGGTACGTCACGACGATCGGAGCAGGCCACGTCTTCGGCCGGCTGCGGGCGCAGAGCCTCGGGCTCACGATGCGCGCGACGTACACGTTCTCGCCGCGTCTCTCGCTCCAGGCCTACGCGCAAGCCTTCCTCGAAGCGCAGAGCTTCGACGGCTTCACGCTCTCGAAGGCGCGCGGAGCGGGCCGTGTCGCGCGCCTCGCAGAGCTTTCGCCTTTCGGAGCGCCGCTCGACGACGATCCAGACTGGGAGGGCGGCTCGATCAACGCAAACATCGTCCTGCGCTGGGAGTACCGGCTCGGCTCGACGTTGTTCCTCGTCTACACGCACGCCCAAGGCGACGGACGCGCGCCCCTCGCCCGTCGCGGCGCCGGCTTCGACTTCGGATGGCTCGGCCCGCGCGCCTCCGAAGAAACGTTGCTGGCCAAACTATCGTACTGGTGGGGCTAG